A genomic window from Sphingomonas taxi includes:
- the mqo gene encoding malate dehydrogenase (quinone) codes for MHSDPRELAPTADMSTLPAAAVTRRGLIGAVAAAGGASLLPAAARAQARSEQSVDVLLIGGGIMSATLGVLLRQLEPTWTIEMVERLDRAAGESSDGWNNAGTGHSALCELNYTPVNAADGRVEIAKAIEINEQWQITRQFLSHQLRAGVLSDPRAFINSTPHMNLVWGRENVEFLRKRHAALGASPLFSGMEFTTDPHQIGQWVPLMMEGRSGGLPLAATRSPLGTDCDWGEVTRQYITSLSRQTGVTLTSGHEVRKLERNADKSWRVTAEATNGGGKRIINARFVFAGAGGGALPILQASGIPEADNYAGFPVGGSFLVSEKPEIADRHLAKVYGKAAVGSPPMSVPHLDTRYFDKRRALLFGPFATFSTKFLKHGSYFDLPASVTLDNFRPMMAVGWDNFDLVEYLAGQLMMSDEDRLKALREYLPGARAEDWKLWQAGQRVQIIKRDPEKGGVLKLGTEIVASKDGSIAALLGASPGASTAPAIMLNLLKTVFPKRLATPAWQDGLRKIVPSYGIALNDHPDLLAQEWAQTSDALQLTTPPPAVHVATRPRPAATRVKADRHPDLAL; via the coding sequence ATGCACTCCGACCCCCGCGAGCTGGCCCCGACCGCCGACATGTCGACTCTTCCGGCTGCCGCCGTCACCCGCCGCGGGCTGATCGGCGCGGTCGCCGCCGCGGGGGGCGCCTCGCTGCTGCCGGCGGCGGCGCGCGCGCAAGCGCGCAGCGAGCAGAGCGTCGACGTGCTGCTGATCGGCGGCGGCATCATGAGCGCGACGCTCGGCGTGCTGCTGCGCCAGCTCGAACCGACGTGGACGATCGAGATGGTCGAGCGGCTCGACCGCGCCGCCGGCGAGAGTTCCGACGGCTGGAACAACGCCGGCACCGGCCATTCGGCGCTGTGCGAGCTCAACTATACGCCGGTCAACGCCGCCGACGGCCGCGTCGAGATCGCCAAGGCGATCGAGATCAACGAGCAATGGCAGATCACCCGCCAGTTCCTCAGCCACCAGCTCCGCGCCGGGGTGCTCAGCGACCCGCGCGCCTTCATCAACTCGACGCCGCACATGAATCTGGTGTGGGGCCGCGAGAACGTCGAATTCCTGCGCAAGCGGCATGCGGCGCTCGGCGCCAGCCCGTTGTTCTCGGGGATGGAGTTCACCACCGATCCGCACCAGATCGGCCAATGGGTGCCGCTGATGATGGAGGGGCGCAGCGGTGGCCTGCCGCTGGCGGCGACGCGCTCGCCGCTCGGCACCGATTGCGACTGGGGCGAGGTGACGCGGCAATATATCACGTCGCTCAGCCGCCAAACGGGCGTGACGCTGACCAGCGGCCACGAGGTGCGCAAGCTCGAACGCAATGCGGACAAGAGCTGGCGCGTCACCGCCGAGGCGACCAACGGCGGCGGCAAGCGGATCATCAACGCGCGCTTCGTCTTCGCCGGCGCCGGTGGCGGCGCATTGCCGATCCTGCAGGCCTCGGGAATTCCCGAAGCCGACAATTATGCGGGTTTCCCGGTCGGCGGCTCGTTCCTCGTCTCCGAAAAGCCCGAGATCGCCGACCGCCATCTCGCCAAGGTCTATGGCAAGGCCGCGGTCGGCTCGCCGCCGATGTCGGTGCCGCATCTCGACACGCGCTATTTCGACAAGCGCCGCGCCTTGCTGTTCGGGCCGTTCGCCACCTTCTCGACCAAGTTCCTCAAGCACGGCTCGTATTTCGACCTGCCGGCGTCGGTGACGCTCGACAATTTCCGCCCGATGATGGCGGTCGGCTGGGACAATTTCGACCTGGTCGAATATCTCGCCGGCCAGTTGATGATGTCCGACGAGGACCGGCTGAAGGCGCTGCGCGAATATCTGCCCGGTGCGCGCGCGGAAGACTGGAAGCTGTGGCAGGCCGGCCAGCGCGTCCAGATCATCAAGCGCGATCCCGAGAAGGGCGGCGTGCTCAAGCTGGGGACGGAGATCGTCGCTTCGAAGGACGGCTCGATCGCGGCGCTGCTCGGCGCGTCGCCGGGGGCGTCGACCGCGCCGGCGATCATGCTGAACCTGCTCAAGACGGTCTTCCCCAAGCGGCTCGCGACCCCGGCGTGGCAGGACGGCCTGCGCAAGATCGTGCCGTCCTACGGGATCGCGCTCAACGATCATCCCGACTTGCTCGCGCA